The following DNA comes from Musa acuminata AAA Group cultivar baxijiao chromosome BXJ1-4, Cavendish_Baxijiao_AAA, whole genome shotgun sequence.
CGCCTTCGCCGCCGCCGCACCTAGAAATGCTGTGGCGAGACTGTTCGCAGCTGCCATTGTAGAATAGAAGCGGATTGAGAGCTCGCAAATGcaacttcttcttcctctttgaatAACTGAAATCTAAGCAGAACGTCTCCTTTGTCGACCCTTCTTTCTTAAATATCCCTTTGCGGAGGGCGAACACTACAGATTTGTTCAAACACTAGAGGAGGGAGGAGATAGATAGATACTAGAGGAGAGAGGTAAAATGAAAGTGTTGGCTGGGCGAGTGGGGACCCGGAGAGACGAGCGTGTGGTGTGCTTGGGTCGACCGCCGTGCTTGTGGCGGAGGAGGGAGACGCGTGTGGCGCTTGGATTGACGGTGATTTGGTTGTGGcggggaggggaggaggagatggGGATATCGGAGATTTGGGGCTTCTGATTGGTTGCCCCCGGCACGCTTTATCCCTCCGTTCCCCTCGCTTCCACTGCCTCCGTTTGTTCTTTCGGGATTCCACCGTTTCTCTGATTGGACGTGTGTCAAATAGAtggatatttaaaatattattacccTGTAGCCCGTTTGATATTATATATGAAAAGAATATCAACTTAGATGAGAAGCCATTAATAACGGTTGTGCCCTGagctaaagattttttttttaaattcatatatatatatatatatatatatatatatatatatatatatatatatatatatatatatatatatatatatatatatatatatatatatatatatatatatataatactctttaaaaaataataatttatttttaaaaattatttttaaaataaaaagagtCATAATCTTGGAAGATTATTTTGATGAGTGGCTCTCTCAATTTATCTCTATCCAAGTACTTTGTTCTTTGGATTTGCATAATCATTCTTTAATTATATCAATTATAATGGTGCATAAGAAAAGTGAAGGGCATAGTATTTTATGTGCAGATCTATCAAACCTTCATGATATTCGAGATATTCATTTAATAatattatcaaaaaatatatgatactattcttgatttataataatttatatttcaatcccaattaaaaTTGTTTACATAACAGCATAATGTAACAAAATcacttttattttataatatatggGCAATAACAAGAGAGATTTATACTTTCTCTAAATGAATCAACTATAATGCTCAGCTCAATCGCCTTTTACAGTAGAACAATATAAGCCTATTCTTCTTGTTAATCGCTATGGATGACCTGTCCTACTCGGAGTCCTTGGCAGCTGTAGGTACTCCATTCACTTTCTTGCTCTCGTTGCCTTCCTTGTCATTGGTTCTGGTTGTCAATAGTGGCGTCGTCTCCTTGTGTGTCATCTGCCAAAACAAAATGCAGAAGATGTCAAAGTGCATAAGAGAAAGAGCTCAACGTTCATTTTTGTACCATTATGGCTCATATGACTTATTTTCATCATTTATCCGAGTGTGATGCATATAAAAGAGCAAAATAATAGAGCATCGTGTATAATGTCTTGGCATATTCTAACTAAGAACCAAATGCTGTTTAGAGATTTTCCAGAAAGACTGGGTGAAGAATCATAAAGTTCGTACCAAAAATATTTGTTAGAGGAATTAGAAGCTTAAATCACAAAAGAATAAGATTATGTTAACAAGGTCAGCATAGAGAATTCAAGTCAAACAAACCTGGGAAATGGGCAAAACGTCATTTGCTGATTTTTTCTTGCTCTCTTTCACAGAAAAGTATGAATAAAGACCCATTCCAAACATGGCAACCAGGATTCCCATAATGTTCCTGGAAGTGAAAGGGTCATGCAATATAATGTAGCCAAATGAAAGAACAAGGCATGTCTTGAGGTGGCCAAGAACTTGATATGTCACCGGTGATGTTGTCCCAATAACCAGAAATGTGCTGAAGTTCACGGACACCGCGATCAAACAGGATAGGATGATAAATCCCTATTTAAGCACATGTTCACATCCATATCAGAACAAGATCCAACCATACGTCCCTACTAAAGTACATGTTCACATTCATGTCAAGCATTAGGAAAAAAAATATGGGGAAacattttttaattattagaaACAGAATGGTGGggcataattaatttatttctacTTCTTTATTATTTCTAGTTGATCATTTGGAACATACCAAAAGGAAAGGAGATGTAATGGAGTGTTAAGACACAAATTTTAGTTAGAAAAGTTTGAGTATATATCATCTAACCACACATTTAATCTCGTTACCGGTGTTGGACTATCTTTATcttgaatatttttctaatagatttttattgattacaTGACTGAATGAAACATGTCTGTTTAGTAATGCGAGAGTCCTATATATGAAGCAAGAGAAAGAATACAAAATTATGTGATGTCCAAGTTAACACGTAAGAAAATTACCAAGTATGGAATAGCATTAATCCAATGTTCTTTTGTTAAGTGTGAACAACATTATTTTCCAAAAATATGTTACACCTATCTAGACAGGTTCAAATTAGATCACTGTTAACTTGCTAAGCTAACTTATGATGCACACTATTCTCAATGTGGACAGTATGCTTGGATAAGTATAGTCTCTAGTTTCAAGTTGTCAATTAGCCTCGCTAGTAAAGGCTTTGAACTGTTTATTATAAGATCTTAGGCTCGAATCCTGCTTTCATCTTTTATTttgccaaaaaaaattatatatatatatatatatatatatgaaataccaCTAAAAGTGGTAGGCAAGTGAGATATTTAAGAATGTGGTGGAGAATATACCAGAACCAGAAGGGAGTAGCTATAGGCAAACACACTTCGCTTGGTGAGCAACTGGTCCACAAATGGGCCGGCAACAAATAGTATAGCCGCCTGATACGGTGATGACTGGTACAGAAGCTGTGTAGATGAAACTTTCAACCTCCTCTGAATTGTGTTCGTCATCTACCATTCAAATTTATGGTCAAGGAAACATTGTCTTCAACCTGATCGATCCGGACACCAAAAGTAAGCATTGGTCTACTTGTTGTAGCTGAGTGAGCAAGCGGATCGAGCAGCTAAATATCAGATCTAAAACCAAGGATACAATTTGGCCAACGCATGTAGTAGCAATAGCAAGACCAGAGAGAATGGAGCCAAGTAGATTTAGCTTCAGATCCGTAACAGATGCAATGCCAACTCCAATGAGCAACACAAGCAGAGAGAGCTTGATACCCTTGCTGCAAATAAGCCCTTGTTAGTTTTCCATTAAGAGCATGAATTTGTGACTAATTAACACCCATATTTAATTTCAAGATATCTTGGATTATACCAACTGATCCTCAAGTCAGACCTATTCACCTGTCATTTTATTGCTACATTCGGGTCTAGCTTTATTTACGGATTGGTTCTAAGTTGAGTTACTTAGGATGAGGTTATAATATTTGTAATATCTTATCTTGAGGATGAGTCTACCCTACTGGTTGGAAATGTAGCAAGTGTTATAATGTCAAAGCACAATAatgcatttatagtatttttcctGTGATTGAACCTGAAATTTTTCTTCAGGAAGACGGTCTCCAGCAGCACCGTGAAAGGTATGATGGCAAGCTTCGTCATCTGCCATTATCAGTAATAGGAATGTGTGAATATAGTTAAATGGATTTAGATATTAAATATAACTAGaagaaaaaatcatatataatctTCTGAATGATAAAAGCAATATTAGGGATGTAAAACAAATTACTAGCCTGATAGAATCCAATGGAGTTGAAACCAAGGCTAAGGTTGAGGAAGCCAATGGACGTGCCATTGAGAAGCCCAAAGAGGACAACGGTCCTTGCGTCGATAGATTTTGGGTCGAAGAAGTGGAAACGCTGCGCCACATGCAGCGTGCAGAAGGTCATCATTAGATGCCAGCTTGTCAGGGTCGAGGCTGCTCGTAATTCAAAATCCACACTAATTGAGACTTAAATTTGCTTTGATAACTAACGAATACTATCGTTCAGAATTTATTTTGCCCCCATCTGCATTCATCTCTAGCTTACTGTTCACATGAACAATATGCTTGTTGAGTGGTGTAgtgaatttattttatttctcacaacttccatagtttgatgCAAAAGAACCAGTTTCTCTAACTATGTCAGGCTTTTCAgaccctagagagagagagaagaggatgcAAAGTGGGAAACGAAACGAAGGACAAACCAAAAGGGAAGCCAAGCGAGCTGATGAGAGCTTTGTTGCATATGACGATTGAAACGGAAGATGCAACAGAGAGAGCCAGCGACCCGATCACGCCAAGCTGAAAGCCGGTAGTACCCTCCGACATTCCTACTGCTGATGCTTTTCCTGTTTCTGAAAGGAGGAGATTTAGCCATTGAAATCAGAATAACATGGTTCAGTAAACGCTGCTCTGTTCATGCATTTTATCATGCTTTTCTATCAGTATATACATTACACTAAAACCAAGTCAGGTCAGGTACAGAAAGAGACATGATGGGAGACAGTTGCCTGCTCAAATATACCATGAAAAGTATTGTAGACCAAGTTAGGTCAGACTTGCATGACTGAtagaccaaatatttcctatgaaCAGTTGTATTTTTTTAACACAACTATGCGAAACAAGTTCTTAGTAACCACCCCAATCATAATCATGACGCGATCATCACtgattctattttctttggacaaaaaattataatttgtttCCAACACGCAATTACAGTCTTATATCTATTTCATTAAAGATTAGCAATAGTTTTGGTCAATGAAAATACTATATATCTGTATGATGTTGGTAGTTCCAATTTCTATTAGAATCAAAAACATACTGTTGAAATAGATATTTTTAGGACTAGCGAACGTGTTTCCCATCTCGATTTCCTTACAATATTCGACGGGCACAGAAAGTAAACGATGCCAAGCAAGCCTTAGCATGGTAAGCCACTTGTTCCTGAGCATcaccaataaaaaaaaagagaaaatgtcGCTCGTTCAATTCGATGGGCATCTTATGGTACAATAATAGAAATATTTTCCAAACC
Coding sequences within:
- the LOC135651807 gene encoding UDP-xylose transporter 1-like, whose protein sequence is MSEGTTGFQLGVIGSLALSVASSVSIVICNKALISSLGFPFASTLTSWHLMMTFCTLHVAQRFHFFDPKSIDARTVVLFGLLNGTSIGFLNLSLGFNSIGFYQMTKLAIIPFTVLLETVFLKKNFSKGIKLSLLVLLIGVGIASVTDLKLNLLGSILSGLAIATTCVGQIMTNTIQRRLKVSSTQLLYQSSPYQAAILFVAGPFVDQLLTKRSVFAYSYSLLVLGFIILSCLIAVSVNFSTFLVIGTTSPVTYQVLGHLKTCLVLSFGYIILHDPFTSRNIMGILVAMFGMGLYSYFSVKESKKKSANDVLPISQMTHKETTPLLTTRTNDKEGNESKKVNGVPTAAKDSE